In a genomic window of Methanomassiliicoccales archaeon:
- a CDS encoding DUF167 domain-containing protein, which translates to MKRKTYFPAYSFYDSVDAHSILREKESGVELDIIVSPSSARSEIVGIDEWRKRLLVRVCSPPEKGQANQELVSLLSRLFSTPVEIVRGHSSRQKTVFISTSVEKAMRMVEALSTKKS; encoded by the coding sequence ATGAAACGGAAAACCTATTTCCCCGCATACTCCTTCTATGATTCCGTGGACGCTCATTCCATTCTCAGAGAAAAAGAGTCAGGAGTAGAGCTCGATATTATCGTCTCCCCCTCAAGCGCTAGGAGCGAGATTGTAGGTATTGATGAGTGGAGAAAGAGATTGTTAGTGAGGGTTTGCTCTCCCCCAGAAAAGGGACAGGCGAATCAGGAGCTGGTGTCACTATTGAGCAGGCTCTTCTCAACACCTGTGGAGATTGTGCGAGGACATTCCTCTAGGCAAAAAACCGTATTCATATCGACTTCGGTGGAAAAGGCAATGAGGATGGTCGAGGCGCTTTCGACAAAAAAGAGTTAG
- the katG gene encoding catalase/peroxidase HPI yields the protein MREENTPIEKPKRSNRDWWPNQLDISILHKPCPLSNPMGKDFCYAEEFKKLDLKALKEDLYTLMTESQDWWPADYGHYGGLFIRMAWHSAGTYRRGDGRGGAGSGQQRFPPLNSWPDNINLDKARRLLWPIKQKYGRRISWADLMILAGNCALESMGFKTFGFGGGREDAWEPEEVYWGSESKWLEEKRYSGERELENPLAAVQMGLIYVNPEGPNGVPDPVASGRDVRETFKRMGMTEEETVALIAGGHTFGKCHGAGPPSHVGPEPEAAGIEEQGLGWKSSFRSGKGADTISSGLEGAWKPNPTRWDMGYLNTLFKYDWKLVKSPAGAYQWIPTDPAAASTVQDAHDPSKRHSPMMTTADLSLKMDPVLSPIAKRFRDNPEEFAEAFARAWFKLTHRDMGPRTRYLGPEVPAEDLIWQDPIPPVDHELITEEDVEFLKSKIMTSGLSISRLVYTAWSSASTFRGSDKRGGANGARIRLAPQKDWAVNEPEQLSRVLQILIQIQREFNHAQKGEKKVSLADLIVLAGCAAVEQAAKKAGHDVKVPFTAGRMDALPEQTDVESFSVLEPAADGFRNYQRARFSVPAEALLVDKAQLLTLTAPEMTVLIGGMRALNANYGNSQHGVFTKRPETLANDFFVNLLDMRTEWRPSAKEPDTFEGRDRKTGELKWIGTRVDLIFGSHSQLRAIAEVYACHDSQEKFVADFVAAWDKVMSLDRFDLPRPR from the coding sequence ATGAGAGAGGAGAATACACCTATTGAGAAGCCGAAGAGATCGAATCGAGACTGGTGGCCTAATCAGCTGGACATCAGCATCTTGCATAAGCCCTGTCCCTTGTCCAACCCCATGGGCAAGGATTTCTGCTACGCTGAGGAGTTCAAGAAGCTCGACCTGAAGGCATTGAAAGAAGATCTCTATACGTTGATGACCGAATCCCAAGATTGGTGGCCCGCTGACTATGGACATTATGGCGGATTGTTCATCCGCATGGCCTGGCATAGCGCGGGCACTTACCGTAGGGGTGATGGCAGAGGGGGCGCGGGCTCAGGGCAGCAGCGTTTTCCTCCGCTCAATAGCTGGCCAGATAACATTAACTTGGACAAAGCAAGGCGCTTGCTCTGGCCTATCAAGCAGAAATATGGGAGGAGGATCTCTTGGGCCGATCTCATGATCCTCGCTGGCAACTGCGCCCTTGAATCGATGGGCTTCAAGACCTTCGGCTTCGGAGGAGGACGCGAGGACGCGTGGGAGCCTGAAGAAGTCTATTGGGGTAGCGAGAGTAAATGGCTAGAGGAGAAGAGGTACAGCGGCGAGAGAGAGCTCGAGAACCCTCTAGCCGCGGTCCAGATGGGGCTTATCTATGTCAATCCAGAGGGACCCAATGGCGTCCCAGACCCGGTGGCCTCAGGTCGCGATGTGCGGGAGACCTTCAAGCGCATGGGGATGACGGAAGAGGAGACTGTGGCTCTCATAGCCGGCGGGCATACCTTCGGTAAATGTCATGGAGCGGGCCCTCCATCCCACGTAGGACCCGAGCCCGAGGCCGCGGGCATAGAAGAGCAAGGTTTGGGCTGGAAGAGCAGCTTCAGGAGCGGGAAGGGTGCAGACACCATCAGCAGTGGCCTGGAGGGGGCTTGGAAGCCTAACCCCACGAGATGGGACATGGGATATCTGAACACATTGTTCAAGTATGATTGGAAGTTGGTGAAGAGCCCGGCCGGCGCATATCAATGGATACCCACCGATCCCGCGGCGGCCTCCACCGTTCAGGACGCTCACGATCCTTCCAAGAGGCATTCCCCCATGATGACCACTGCCGACCTATCGCTAAAGATGGACCCCGTACTCTCTCCCATAGCCAAGAGGTTCCGTGATAACCCAGAGGAGTTCGCCGAGGCCTTCGCACGTGCCTGGTTCAAGCTCACCCATCGCGATATGGGACCTCGCACGCGTTATCTCGGCCCAGAGGTTCCGGCTGAGGATCTGATATGGCAGGATCCGATACCCCCAGTCGACCACGAGTTGATTACTGAGGAGGACGTGGAATTTCTGAAAAGTAAGATCATGACCTCAGGACTGTCCATTTCCAGATTGGTGTATACCGCTTGGTCCTCAGCCTCGACCTTCCGCGGATCCGACAAGCGCGGGGGCGCCAATGGAGCACGAATCCGCCTCGCACCGCAGAAGGACTGGGCCGTGAACGAGCCTGAGCAATTGAGCAGGGTGCTGCAGATTCTTATCCAGATACAAAGGGAATTCAACCACGCGCAGAAGGGGGAGAAGAAGGTTTCTCTGGCAGACCTGATCGTCCTAGCGGGGTGCGCAGCTGTGGAGCAGGCAGCTAAGAAGGCAGGTCACGATGTGAAAGTCCCGTTCACTGCGGGACGCATGGACGCTTTGCCGGAACAGACCGATGTCGAATCCTTCAGTGTGCTGGAGCCTGCCGCGGATGGCTTCCGCAACTATCAACGGGCTAGGTTCTCAGTCCCAGCAGAGGCCCTTCTAGTGGACAAAGCACAGCTGCTGACCTTGACCGCTCCAGAGATGACGGTGCTTATAGGAGGAATGCGCGCCCTGAACGCTAACTATGGAAATTCCCAGCATGGCGTTTTCACCAAGAGACCGGAAACGCTAGCGAATGATTTCTTCGTGAACCTTCTAGATATGAGGACAGAATGGAGGCCTTCAGCCAAGGAGCCCGATACATTCGAGGGCCGAGACCGGAAAACAGGGGAGCTGAAATGGATTGGTACGCGTGTAGACTTGATTTTCGGTTCTCATTCCCAGCTCCGTGCCATAGCCGAGGTCTATGCCTGCCATGATTCCCAAGAGAAGTTCGTAGCGGATTTTGTGGCGGCTTGGGATAAGGTCATGAGCCTGGATAGGTTCGATCTCCCCCGCCCGAGGTGA
- a CDS encoding Toprim subdomain protein: protein MRDPEDTLEELTSILDELRERSHSMVVLVEGQKDRAAMSLLGVDGEVWQVQGPNGIFSTAERLAKERKGAIILTDWDRKGGQLARMLREALKANAVPYDDQIRMRLVILVKTEIKDIESLPAFFTRLVSLSQAQVLEVQIEDQRVSGSTSKRLSGSGRKGSKE from the coding sequence ATGAGAGACCCCGAGGACACCTTAGAGGAGCTAACTTCCATCCTCGATGAACTGAGGGAAAGAAGCCACAGCATGGTGGTCCTGGTGGAGGGGCAAAAGGACAGGGCTGCCATGTCCTTGCTCGGTGTGGATGGTGAGGTTTGGCAGGTTCAGGGACCAAATGGCATATTTTCCACCGCGGAGAGGCTAGCCAAGGAGCGAAAGGGAGCCATCATTCTAACTGATTGGGATCGGAAGGGGGGCCAGCTGGCCCGCATGCTAAGGGAGGCTTTGAAGGCCAATGCCGTGCCCTATGACGACCAGATTCGAATGCGTCTCGTGATCCTGGTGAAGACAGAGATAAAGGATATCGAGTCTCTTCCTGCCTTCTTTACCAGATTGGTGTCTCTGTCCCAAGCTCAAGTCTTGGAAGTGCAAATCGAGGATCAGAGGGTGAGCGGGTCGACCAGTAAGCGATTATCTGGTTCTGGCAGAAAGGGTAGCAAGGAATAG
- the gcvPA gene encoding aminomethyl-transferring glycine dehydrogenase subunit GcvPA: MKRAGEMLSELGLTSIDQLFEDIPPEVRINGLHLPAGISEAEVLREIRTMMAMNLDAEGRPCFLGAGIYNHFIPSAVKTIVTRSEFITSYTPYQPEISQGLLQALFEYQSYIAELTGLEAVNSSNYDASTALGEAATMCMRLNERKRFLIPEAMNWEKKSVLQNYCSGPGIEVVEYSYDPYTGELDLEDLRAKVTPDTSGIYVEVPNFFGVIDSHAPLLKKEFPEAALVVGVNPISLGILKAPGDYGADICIGEGQPLGIPMNFGGPLLGIFACRQEHVRKMPGRVIGMTKDAEGERAFCMTLQTREQHIRRSKATSNICTNEALLAVAAAAYLGILGREGLRTLAKINISRARKLQALIDQLDGFDSPIFDSYHFNEFVIRTPLRPEKLNKLLLRKGILGGLPLHRHIRQLPDHMLLCATELTSDEDMERLISALKEVV, from the coding sequence ATGAAGCGCGCTGGAGAGATGCTTTCCGAGCTGGGGTTGACCAGCATCGACCAGTTGTTCGAGGATATACCGCCTGAAGTGCGCATCAACGGCCTACATCTACCAGCAGGGATTTCGGAGGCCGAGGTGCTGCGAGAGATCAGAACCATGATGGCCATGAATCTGGATGCAGAAGGGCGTCCCTGTTTCCTAGGCGCGGGCATATATAACCATTTCATCCCCTCGGCGGTAAAGACCATCGTAACCAGATCGGAATTCATCACTTCCTACACACCTTATCAGCCTGAGATCAGCCAGGGATTGTTGCAAGCGCTTTTCGAATACCAGAGTTACATTGCCGAGCTCACTGGCCTGGAAGCGGTGAACTCCAGCAACTATGATGCCTCGACCGCGCTGGGAGAGGCGGCTACCATGTGCATGCGCCTCAACGAGCGCAAACGCTTCCTGATCCCTGAGGCCATGAACTGGGAGAAGAAGTCCGTGCTTCAGAATTACTGCTCTGGTCCAGGTATAGAAGTGGTAGAGTATTCCTATGACCCTTACACGGGAGAATTGGACCTGGAGGATTTGCGCGCGAAGGTTACACCGGATACGTCTGGCATATATGTCGAGGTTCCGAATTTCTTCGGTGTCATCGATTCCCATGCTCCTCTCCTAAAAAAGGAATTCCCCGAAGCTGCTCTGGTGGTGGGGGTCAACCCCATCTCCTTGGGGATCCTAAAGGCACCTGGCGATTATGGAGCCGACATATGCATCGGGGAGGGACAACCTTTGGGCATACCCATGAACTTCGGTGGACCGCTCCTAGGTATATTCGCCTGCCGTCAGGAGCACGTGCGCAAGATGCCGGGACGTGTCATAGGCATGACCAAGGACGCAGAGGGGGAGAGGGCGTTCTGCATGACCTTGCAGACCAGGGAGCAGCATATCCGGCGCTCCAAGGCCACGTCCAACATATGCACTAATGAGGCTCTCTTGGCGGTGGCAGCGGCTGCTTACCTGGGCATATTGGGGAGGGAAGGATTGCGCACCCTGGCCAAGATAAACATATCACGCGCTCGTAAGCTGCAAGCTCTAATCGACCAATTGGACGGCTTTGACTCGCCCATCTTCGACTCCTACCATTTCAATGAGTTCGTGATCCGGACACCGCTGAGACCGGAGAAGCTGAACAAGCTGTTGCTTAGGAAGGGCATCCTAGGAGGACTACCTCTTCACCGCCATATTCGCCAACTTCCAGACCACATGCTGCTTTGCGCCACCGAGCTCACCTCCGATGAGGATATGGAGCGCTTGATAAGCGCGCTAAAGGAGGTGGTCTGA
- the gcvPB gene encoding aminomethyl-transferring glycine dehydrogenase subunit GcvPB, translated as MYRQARHDRRLIFELDGKSEIDLPHSDEVERLEDLAPPELLRESLDLPSLPEREVVRHYVNLSQMNFGVDNGIYPLGSCTMKYNPKYGDVLSSLPGVASIHPYQEEESIQGALRLMYELEKALCEISGMDAVTLQPAAGAHGEFTGMLLAKAYHAKKGEQRTQVVVPDSAHGTNPASAAMAGFEVIEIPSGPDGCVDLEALDAAVSERTAAFMITNPNTLGIFEARIRDIARIVHEAGALLYYDGANLNAVMGKTSPGIMDFDIVHFNLHKTFATPHGGGGPGAGPVGVKKKLEPFLPVPRIVLREGRYHLEYDMPDSIGKVRAFYGNFAVLVRAYAYILRQGGNGLKEASERAVLNANYLKHRLASVYPAPYKELRKHEFVVSCKKLKEEKGIRALDVAKRLLDYGMHAPTVYFPSLVEEALMIEPTESETKGTLDRFAEALLRIASEDPQLVKSSPHNTSVKRVDEVQAAKEAILSYRAYRRRMMRGAEKGS; from the coding sequence ATGTACCGCCAGGCCAGGCATGACAGACGCCTGATATTCGAGTTGGACGGTAAATCTGAGATCGACCTTCCTCATTCCGATGAGGTAGAAAGGCTGGAGGACTTGGCCCCCCCCGAGCTCCTAAGGGAATCCCTGGACCTCCCCTCCCTGCCGGAGAGGGAGGTGGTGAGGCATTACGTCAATCTCAGCCAGATGAATTTCGGAGTGGACAACGGCATTTATCCATTGGGATCCTGCACGATGAAGTACAATCCCAAATACGGGGATGTCCTGTCCTCGCTGCCAGGCGTAGCCAGCATACATCCCTATCAAGAGGAGGAGTCGATACAGGGTGCCTTGCGCCTGATGTACGAGCTGGAAAAGGCGCTGTGCGAGATATCGGGGATGGACGCGGTGACGCTGCAGCCCGCCGCCGGTGCGCACGGAGAGTTCACCGGGATGCTCCTGGCCAAAGCCTATCATGCCAAAAAGGGGGAGCAAAGAACGCAGGTGGTGGTGCCTGATTCCGCGCATGGGACTAATCCAGCTAGCGCGGCTATGGCCGGGTTCGAGGTCATAGAGATTCCTTCAGGACCAGACGGCTGCGTGGACTTAGAGGCTTTGGATGCGGCGGTGAGCGAGAGGACCGCAGCCTTCATGATCACAAACCCCAACACCTTAGGCATCTTCGAAGCGCGAATCAGGGATATTGCCAGGATAGTGCATGAGGCGGGAGCGTTGCTGTATTATGACGGGGCCAATCTCAACGCAGTCATGGGGAAGACCTCTCCTGGCATCATGGACTTTGACATCGTCCACTTCAACCTTCACAAGACCTTCGCCACTCCTCATGGCGGAGGGGGTCCAGGCGCAGGCCCAGTGGGCGTAAAGAAGAAACTGGAGCCTTTCCTCCCCGTTCCGAGGATAGTCCTGCGTGAAGGTCGCTATCATTTGGAATATGATATGCCGGATTCTATTGGCAAGGTGAGAGCCTTCTACGGCAACTTCGCCGTGTTAGTGCGCGCCTATGCCTACATTTTGAGACAGGGCGGGAACGGGCTTAAGGAGGCTTCAGAGAGAGCAGTGCTCAATGCCAACTATCTGAAGCACCGATTAGCCTCAGTCTATCCTGCACCATATAAAGAGCTAAGGAAGCATGAGTTCGTGGTCTCATGCAAGAAATTGAAAGAAGAGAAAGGTATAAGAGCGCTGGATGTGGCGAAGAGATTGCTGGACTACGGTATGCATGCCCCCACGGTATATTTCCCTTCTCTGGTAGAAGAGGCGTTGATGATCGAGCCTACCGAGTCTGAGACCAAGGGTACGCTGGACCGATTTGCTGAGGCTCTGCTGCGCATAGCCTCCGAAGACCCCCAGCTAGTCAAGTCCTCTCCCCACAATACCTCAGTCAAGCGTGTGGACGAGGTTCAAGCAGCAAAAGAAGCCATACTCTCATACCGCGCCTATCGGCGCAGGATGATGAGGGGAGCTGAAAAAGGGAGCTAA
- the tmk gene encoding dTMP kinase, with protein sequence MMASTEWVEEARQEAASAERPYHGLFVVFEGIDGSGKTTVSKIVFEALSASMPERVLLTSEPTHSFIGEAVRRANTMDVDLVAEALLFVADRAEHTRQIVRWLQQGKLVICDRYYASTIAYQGALLPSRLGGRGRAVEWLKLVNEPAIVKPDLTLLLSLPVPLALERLSGRRGLTKFEYEHYLREVEVIYRQLAAEDSSFVSLDASRSVEEVAREALRHIRSKI encoded by the coding sequence ATGATGGCATCGACGGAGTGGGTAGAGGAGGCGAGGCAGGAGGCGGCCTCAGCGGAGCGACCGTACCATGGTCTTTTTGTGGTATTCGAGGGCATCGATGGCTCGGGAAAGACGACAGTGTCGAAGATTGTCTTCGAGGCCCTGTCTGCCTCCATGCCTGAGAGGGTTCTGCTCACCTCCGAGCCGACTCATTCCTTCATCGGGGAGGCGGTTCGCCGCGCCAATACCATGGACGTTGATCTTGTGGCTGAAGCCCTGCTATTCGTTGCCGACCGAGCAGAGCATACCCGCCAGATCGTACGATGGCTGCAGCAAGGGAAGCTGGTGATATGCGATAGATACTATGCCAGCACTATTGCTTATCAAGGAGCTTTACTCCCTTCTCGCTTAGGAGGTAGAGGAAGGGCAGTAGAATGGCTCAAATTGGTCAACGAACCTGCCATCGTGAAGCCTGACCTCACTCTGCTTCTCTCCCTGCCTGTGCCCTTGGCCTTGGAGAGGTTGAGCGGCAGGAGGGGGCTAACCAAATTCGAGTACGAACACTACCTGCGCGAAGTCGAGGTCATCTATCGCCAGTTGGCCGCAGAGGACAGTTCTTTCGTCTCCTTGGACGCCTCCAGATCAGTGGAAGAGGTGGCGCGAGAGGCATTGCGACATATAAGAAGCAAGATTTAA